In Verrucomicrobiia bacterium, a single window of DNA contains:
- a CDS encoding M48 family metallopeptidase has product MKRTRFATTTGWLSILLAAVLLAGCTTVPETGRRQFNFMTPSDEMQLGFSEFDKMKQEVPINHDPAINALVQRVGKRIAAVAPLPNAQWEFVVFESKEANAFCLPGGKVGVYTGILPITKDEAGLATVLGHEVAHAVARHGGERISEAVGLQLLGAVVDASTSKSKYHDAFVASYGLGSQLGAALPHSRLQESEADHIGLLYMSRAGYDPEEAVKFWQRFAAFNQQQGANTPWFLRTHPLDEKRIEQLKGWMPEAKAQFKPAAN; this is encoded by the coding sequence ATGAAACGCACGAGGTTCGCAACGACGACGGGCTGGTTGTCCATTTTGCTGGCGGCGGTGCTGCTGGCGGGCTGCACCACGGTCCCGGAAACGGGCCGGCGGCAGTTCAACTTCATGACGCCCAGCGATGAAATGCAGCTGGGCTTTTCCGAGTTCGACAAAATGAAGCAGGAAGTGCCGATCAACCACGATCCTGCCATCAACGCGCTGGTGCAGCGGGTGGGCAAACGCATTGCGGCGGTGGCGCCCCTGCCGAACGCGCAGTGGGAGTTCGTCGTGTTCGAGAGCAAGGAAGCGAACGCCTTCTGCCTGCCGGGCGGCAAGGTCGGCGTTTACACCGGCATCCTGCCCATCACGAAGGATGAAGCGGGCCTCGCGACCGTGCTCGGGCACGAAGTGGCGCATGCGGTGGCGCGGCACGGTGGCGAACGCATCAGCGAAGCGGTCGGGCTCCAGTTGCTCGGCGCGGTGGTGGATGCGTCCACCAGCAAGTCGAAGTATCACGACGCCTTTGTGGCCAGCTACGGTCTGGGCAGCCAGCTCGGGGCGGCTTTGCCCCACAGCCGGCTCCAGGAATCGGAGGCGGACCACATCGGGCTCCTTTACATGTCCCGCGCGGGATACGATCCCGAGGAGGCGGTGAAATTCTGGCAGCGCTTTGCAGCCTTCAACCAGCAGCAGGGCGCGAATACGCCGTGGTTCCTGCGCACGCATCCGCTGGACGAAAAGCGCATCGAACAGTTGAAAGGCTGGATGCCGGAGGCCAAGGCGCAGTTCAAGCCGGCGGCGAATTGA